The Cloacibacillus sp. An23 genome includes a window with the following:
- a CDS encoding MATE family efflux transporter produces the protein MFNDKTEKRKSFTEGPVAPSLVRFALPVLGALILQAAYGAVDLLVVGWFGDASSISAVGTASAFMQLVTFVVSGFAMGITVVVGHHLGEGRGDLAGRAIGTSLLLFTALGIVLTAALELFAGDIASLLRVPPESHAKAVAYLRICCGGLLVIIFYNVISAVMRGAGDANLPLLFVGIACVVNVIGDLLLTGLLGMDVAGVASATVFAQLVSVAASLAVLRSRKLPFRFSREYLCIDAAELRRIMRVGVPIAIQETTVQLSFLVLNMIVNGMGLLPSAGYGVAQKVVAVIMLVPSSIMQTLSAFVAQNIGAGRADRAAQGFRASAAIGCGFGFFMFCAGFFFGDALSSVFTGDAGVIVRSADYLRGFSPECVLTCVLFSAIGYFNGCGVSMPVMAQGITSALFVRIPLSLFMAGLPGASLSLVGLAAPLTSLYGIAFFALCRLWMMRGRRRGSASHCNN, from the coding sequence ATGTTTAACGACAAAACGGAAAAGAGGAAATCGTTCACTGAGGGGCCGGTCGCGCCGTCGCTCGTAAGATTCGCGCTGCCCGTGCTCGGCGCGCTAATACTTCAGGCCGCCTACGGGGCTGTAGACCTGCTCGTAGTCGGTTGGTTCGGCGACGCGTCGAGCATTTCTGCGGTCGGTACGGCGAGCGCCTTCATGCAGCTCGTCACATTCGTCGTCTCCGGCTTCGCGATGGGGATAACGGTAGTCGTCGGGCATCATCTCGGAGAAGGCCGCGGCGACCTCGCCGGAAGAGCGATCGGCACGTCGCTGCTGCTTTTCACGGCCCTCGGCATCGTCCTGACAGCGGCGCTCGAGCTTTTCGCCGGCGACATAGCCTCGCTGCTGAGGGTGCCTCCGGAATCGCACGCTAAGGCCGTAGCCTATCTGCGGATATGCTGCGGCGGCCTGCTTGTCATAATTTTCTACAACGTGATAAGCGCCGTCATGCGCGGCGCGGGCGACGCGAACCTTCCGCTGCTCTTCGTGGGGATAGCCTGCGTCGTGAACGTGATAGGCGACCTCCTGCTCACGGGGCTGCTCGGCATGGATGTCGCGGGTGTCGCCTCAGCCACGGTCTTCGCGCAGCTCGTGTCGGTTGCAGCGTCGCTCGCCGTGCTGCGCAGCAGAAAACTGCCGTTCCGCTTCTCGCGCGAATATCTGTGCATAGACGCGGCGGAGCTGAGACGGATCATGCGCGTCGGTGTTCCTATAGCGATACAGGAGACTACGGTTCAGCTTTCCTTCCTGGTTCTCAACATGATAGTGAACGGCATGGGGCTGCTTCCTTCCGCCGGCTACGGAGTGGCGCAGAAAGTCGTCGCGGTAATAATGCTCGTGCCGTCGTCTATCATGCAGACCCTATCGGCCTTCGTAGCGCAGAACATCGGCGCCGGGCGCGCGGACAGGGCGGCGCAGGGCTTCCGCGCTTCCGCCGCCATAGGCTGCGGTTTCGGTTTCTTCATGTTCTGCGCCGGGTTCTTTTTCGGGGACGCGCTCTCGTCGGTCTTCACAGGCGACGCCGGAGTAATAGTGCGCAGCGCTGATTACCTGCGTGGCTTTTCGCCGGAATGTGTGCTTACCTGCGTGCTTTTCAGCGCCATCGGATATTTCAACGGCTGCGGCGTCAGCATGCCAGTCATGGCGCAGGGCATTACCTCCGCGCTCTTCGTCCGCATCCCGCTGAGCCTCTTCATGGCCGGTCTCCCCGGAGCCTCCCTATCGCTGGTCGGCCTGGCCGCACCTCTCACCTCGCTCTACGGCATAGCCTTTTTCGCTCTATGCCGCTTATGGATGATGAGAGGGCGCAGAAGAGGCTCCGCATCTCACTGCAATAATTAA